A stretch of DNA from Mycobacterium senriense:
CAGGAAGGCGTGGTAGCGGTCGTCGGTCGCCTGAATCTGGTCCAGGCACGCCTGGGTGACCTCGACCGACGACATCTCTTTGGCGGCGATCCGGGCGGCCAGCGTGGCGGCGTCGGACCGGATGATCTCGTTCACTCGCTGTCCCCCAGGATCTGCGGGACCGCGAAGCGGCCGTCGACGGCCGCGGGCGCCTCGGCCAGCGCCTCGGACTGGGTGAGGCACGGTGTCGACTCGTCCGGGCGGGTGACGTTGACGTCCTTGAGCGGGTTGCCGGTCGCTTCGACGCCGGTGACA
This window harbors:
- the gatC gene encoding Asp-tRNA(Asn)/Glu-tRNA(Gln) amidotransferase subunit GatC, with amino-acid sequence MSQISRDEVAHLARLSRLALTDSELDSFAGQLGAILTHVSQVQAVDVTGVEATGNPLKDVNVTRPDESTPCLTQSEALAEAPAAVDGRFAVPQILGDSE